A genomic region of Ehrlichia japonica contains the following coding sequences:
- the ispG gene encoding flavodoxin-dependent (E)-4-hydroxy-3-methylbut-2-enyl-diphosphate synthase has translation MQYDVVSRILNEEELFGYILKKSKVTYEVKVGDIIIGGNNPVVVQSMALGGSGDVHKDAHEVLELAQAGSELVRVAVNSEQAMKNIPYMRDVLVDHGFSAKMIIGCGQYEIARLVREYPECAAALGKIRINPGNVGFGNKRDKNFEDIIEFAIKYDIPIRIGVNWGSLDKYLASKLMNDNALLSNPKPDYIILQKALVISAITSAKRAEEIGLPKNKIVISCKTSKIQDLIPVYTVLSNVCDYPLHLGLTEAGSGTKGMVSSAAGISYLLLNGIGDTIRVSLTQRPGEPRSTEVKLCQEILQSIGLRNFTAQVTSCPGCNRTNPKYFHQLSKDVNDYIAERMPVWRSTNPGSENMAVAVMGCIVNGPGESKHANLGISLPGHGERPVAAVYQNGEKLCTLEGDNIFEQFTSIIENYVNVYYQ, from the coding sequence ATGCAGTATGATGTTGTAAGTAGAATTTTAAATGAAGAGGAGTTGTTTGGCTATATCTTAAAGAAAAGTAAAGTAACTTATGAAGTAAAAGTTGGTGATATCATAATTGGTGGTAATAACCCTGTAGTAGTACAATCTATGGCATTAGGTGGATCTGGAGATGTACATAAAGATGCACATGAGGTTTTAGAATTAGCGCAAGCTGGGTCTGAGTTGGTAAGAGTTGCAGTTAATTCAGAACAAGCTATGAAAAATATTCCTTATATGAGGGATGTATTAGTAGATCATGGCTTTAGTGCTAAAATGATAATAGGATGTGGGCAATATGAAATTGCTAGATTAGTAAGGGAATATCCGGAATGTGCAGCTGCTTTAGGAAAAATACGTATTAATCCAGGAAATGTTGGGTTTGGGAATAAGCGAGATAAGAATTTTGAAGATATTATCGAGTTTGCAATAAAGTATGATATCCCTATTAGAATAGGTGTGAATTGGGGAAGTTTAGATAAATATTTAGCTTCAAAATTAATGAATGATAATGCATTACTTAGTAATCCTAAACCAGATTATATAATTTTACAGAAGGCATTAGTAATTTCTGCGATAACAAGTGCTAAACGTGCAGAAGAAATTGGTTTACCTAAAAATAAGATAGTTATATCTTGTAAAACAAGTAAAATACAAGATTTGATTCCTGTTTATACTGTGTTGTCAAATGTATGTGATTATCCATTACATTTAGGGTTAACAGAGGCAGGATCTGGTACAAAAGGAATGGTTAGTAGTGCCGCAGGGATATCTTATCTATTACTAAATGGGATAGGAGATACTATACGTGTTTCGCTGACTCAGCGGCCAGGAGAACCAAGAAGTACTGAAGTTAAGTTGTGTCAAGAAATTTTGCAAAGTATAGGATTAAGGAATTTTACTGCACAAGTGACTTCATGTCCAGGTTGTAATAGAACTAACCCTAAATATTTTCATCAATTATCTAAGGATGTAAATGATTATATTGCAGAGCGTATGCCGGTATGGAGAAGTACTAATCCTGGATCTGAAAATATGGCTGTAGCAGTTATGGGTTGTATAGTGAATGGTCCTGGTGAAAGTAAACATGCAAATTTAGGAATTAGCCTTCCTGGTCATGGTGAAAGACCTGTGGCTGCAGTGTATCAAAATGGAGAAAAGTTATGTACTTTAGAAGGTGATAATATTTTTGAGCAATTTACATCAATAATTGAGAATTATGTTAATGTCTATTATCAATAA
- the tatC gene encoding twin-arginine translocase subunit TatC — protein MESTTGEMLFFKHFEELRYRIFFCVIFFCIMFGVCYFFSERIYNFLLIPLIDLEGTNPEFSLIYTDLTEAFFVYLKVATMAALLCSFPVFAWQFYMFLAPGLYKKEKLVLLPYLISTPVLFILGAAMVYYYIFPLAWRFFIAFENRDASMGVPIEFMPSVSEYLDLVLHLMFAFGVAFQIPIFLTLMSRIGIVSAKGLVRKRRVAIVVIFILAAILTPPDVLSQIGLAIPMLLLYEASILACRYIERNK, from the coding sequence ATGGAATCCACAACTGGTGAAATGTTGTTTTTTAAGCATTTTGAGGAATTGAGATATAGAATATTTTTTTGTGTTATATTTTTTTGTATCATGTTTGGTGTATGTTATTTCTTTTCTGAAAGGATATATAACTTTTTATTAATTCCTCTAATAGATTTAGAAGGTACTAATCCTGAATTTTCTTTAATATACACTGATTTAACAGAAGCTTTTTTTGTATATTTAAAAGTTGCTACTATGGCTGCTTTATTATGTTCTTTTCCTGTCTTTGCATGGCAGTTTTATATGTTTTTAGCTCCAGGGTTATACAAGAAGGAAAAATTAGTGTTGTTACCCTACTTAATATCAACCCCAGTGCTTTTTATTCTTGGAGCTGCAATGGTATACTATTATATATTTCCTTTAGCTTGGAGATTTTTTATTGCATTTGAAAACAGAGATGCTTCAATGGGTGTGCCAATAGAATTTATGCCATCAGTAAGCGAGTATCTAGATTTAGTCTTACACCTAATGTTTGCATTTGGAGTAGCATTTCAAATTCCTATATTTTTAACGTTAATGTCCAGGATTGGCATAGTATCTGCGAAAGGTTTAGTACGAAAGCGAAGAGTTGCAATTGTAGTTATTTTTATTCTTGCTGCTATACTAACACCACCTGATGTATTAAGCCAAATAGGATTAGCAATACCAATGTTGTTATTATATGAAGCATCAATACTAGCTTGTAGGTATATTGAACGTAACAAATAA
- a CDS encoding efflux RND transporter permease subunit, with product MRKIAEIFLQRNRVSIFLLVIILIFGCYSYFYIPKEKNPEIKKPILSIHTSLQGMSSEDVEKFLVYPIEREIKSIKGVNRIISIAKSGYANVILEFNVGFNHKEALENVRSKIDIIRAKLPQEATFPIISEENFSLFPVLSIALIGDLPNRTLSKIANNLQSRLESLPNVESVKIIGNGKDVVEINISPDVINSYNLQVQDVIMAVLNNNQFVNAGNLDSMVGKYTLHLPGILKNIQDIMNIPIKTDGYSVVTVGDIATIKPIYQNNKEFVRVNNHPCLVLEVSKQTGKNIIETISQVKELINNLGDILPKNLSVVYLQDESGEISDILNELQNSILMSVLLVVIIMMIFMGIKTALLVAISIPGSFLFGIIIMYLLGYTLNIVILFSLIMAVGMLVDDAIVITEYADRKMISGLNKVEAFKQAAYDMFWPVASATLTKLVVYIPLLFWPGTTGEFMKYIPIALITTLSGSWIMALIFIPVLGAIIGTPSVTDKKSVAKIVAVSTGNFIHLGKFTKGYSKILSSVLDYPKKFICVIVSILLVSTLGYFIIGPGIEFFPSIDSERILITIRASNNLSVHERSDILQEIEQRISDICDIKFIYIKAGLFDYSLDVDNIIGKIQIELKKWSVRRKSEKILSEIKSKLQDVKGIIVNITEEKMKPVIGKPIRIDISSYDITKLNDMTNKVISIMNNSLGFENITDNRSSLEIEWKVSIDKNKAIKSGVDISIMGKFIKMIAEGILLNSYHPDNVNDEVDIIMRFPKEYRNLNTLGNLFVSTSHGYTAVSDFIIHKAQRKEGGINHINGMRTVSVVADLSEGYLLKRMINFLNQKFKDNFDPEVSVEVKGEIKDQEESQGFLIKAFFIVTILIMLILITEFNSIYDTLIIITAIFLSTTCIFFGFFITGHVFSVVMGGVGVIVLAGVIVNNNILLLDAFYINMKTTCSKKDAIMRAALSRVRPILLTVVTGIIGLVPMILHISCDFINRQIIYNSPSSQLWFELSYTIATGLCLATAITLFFTPALLMIGKYDKTTR from the coding sequence ATGAGAAAGATTGCTGAAATATTCTTACAAAGGAATAGAGTATCAATATTTCTATTAGTAATTATATTGATATTTGGTTGTTATTCCTATTTTTATATTCCTAAAGAAAAAAATCCTGAAATAAAAAAACCTATTTTGTCTATTCATACTAGTTTACAAGGAATGTCATCTGAAGATGTAGAAAAGTTTTTAGTATATCCTATTGAACGAGAAATTAAGTCTATTAAAGGTGTTAACAGAATTATCTCAATAGCTAAAAGCGGCTATGCAAATGTAATATTGGAATTTAATGTAGGGTTTAACCATAAAGAAGCTTTGGAAAATGTAAGATCGAAAATAGATATAATACGTGCTAAATTGCCTCAAGAGGCAACTTTTCCTATAATAAGTGAAGAAAATTTCAGTTTATTTCCAGTATTAAGTATAGCTTTAATTGGTGATTTGCCTAATAGAACATTATCTAAAATTGCAAATAATTTACAATCTAGATTGGAAAGTTTACCTAATGTAGAAAGTGTAAAAATTATTGGAAATGGTAAAGATGTTGTTGAGATAAATATTTCTCCTGATGTTATTAATAGTTATAACTTACAAGTACAAGATGTAATAATGGCTGTATTAAATAATAATCAATTTGTAAATGCTGGAAATTTGGATTCTATGGTTGGTAAGTATACATTACATTTACCAGGTATTCTAAAAAATATACAAGATATCATGAATATACCAATAAAAACGGATGGATATTCTGTTGTCACTGTAGGCGATATTGCTACTATAAAACCAATTTATCAAAATAACAAAGAATTTGTTCGAGTAAATAATCATCCATGTTTAGTATTAGAGGTATCGAAACAAACAGGTAAAAATATTATTGAAACTATATCTCAAGTAAAAGAACTTATAAATAATTTAGGGGATATATTGCCAAAAAACTTATCAGTTGTTTATCTCCAAGATGAATCAGGAGAGATATCGGATATTTTAAATGAATTACAAAATTCTATTTTGATGTCAGTTTTACTAGTTGTGATCATTATGATGATATTTATGGGAATTAAGACTGCGTTATTAGTTGCTATATCAATACCAGGATCTTTTTTATTTGGTATTATCATTATGTATTTACTAGGATATACATTGAATATAGTGATTTTATTTTCCTTAATTATGGCTGTTGGAATGCTTGTTGATGATGCCATAGTTATTACTGAATATGCAGATAGGAAAATGATTAGTGGGTTAAATAAGGTAGAAGCCTTTAAGCAAGCTGCATATGATATGTTTTGGCCAGTTGCATCGGCTACTTTAACAAAATTAGTGGTGTATATTCCATTGTTATTTTGGCCTGGAACTACTGGTGAATTTATGAAGTATATTCCTATTGCATTAATTACGACTTTAAGTGGTTCGTGGATTATGGCTTTGATTTTTATTCCAGTTTTAGGTGCTATTATTGGAACGCCATCGGTAACTGATAAAAAAAGCGTAGCAAAGATTGTAGCAGTGAGTACTGGTAATTTTATACATTTAGGAAAATTTACTAAAGGTTATAGTAAAATTTTAAGTAGTGTACTTGATTATCCTAAAAAATTTATTTGTGTAATAGTTAGTATTTTACTTGTCTCTACATTGGGATATTTTATAATTGGTCCAGGTATAGAGTTTTTTCCAAGTATTGACTCAGAAAGAATACTTATTACTATAAGAGCAAGTAATAATTTATCTGTTCATGAAAGAAGTGATATATTACAAGAAATTGAGCAAAGAATTTCTGATATATGTGATATAAAATTTATTTATATAAAGGCTGGTTTATTTGATTATTCATTAGATGTAGATAATATTATTGGGAAAATTCAAATAGAATTAAAAAAATGGTCTGTTCGTAGGAAATCTGAAAAAATATTAAGCGAAATAAAAAGTAAGTTACAAGATGTAAAAGGTATCATTGTAAATATTACAGAGGAAAAAATGAAGCCAGTAATTGGCAAGCCAATACGCATTGATATTAGCTCATATGATATAACTAAACTTAATGATATGACTAATAAGGTAATATCTATTATGAATAATTCTTTAGGATTTGAGAATATTACGGATAATAGATCATCCTTAGAAATAGAATGGAAAGTTAGTATTGATAAAAACAAAGCAATAAAATCTGGTGTTGATATTTCTATAATGGGCAAATTTATAAAAATGATAGCTGAAGGAATATTATTAAATAGTTATCATCCAGATAATGTTAATGATGAAGTAGATATTATTATGAGGTTTCCTAAGGAATATCGTAATTTAAATACATTAGGTAATTTATTTGTCAGTACTTCACACGGATATACTGCTGTCAGTGATTTTATTATTCATAAAGCTCAACGTAAGGAGGGTGGAATAAATCATATTAATGGTATGAGAACAGTTAGTGTAGTGGCTGATTTGTCTGAAGGGTATTTGTTGAAGAGAATGATAAATTTTTTGAATCAAAAATTTAAAGATAATTTTGATCCAGAAGTGTCAGTTGAAGTAAAAGGAGAGATAAAGGATCAAGAAGAATCGCAAGGGTTCTTAATAAAAGCATTTTTTATTGTAACAATACTTATTATGCTGATTCTAATTACTGAATTTAATAGTATTTATGATACATTAATTATTATAACAGCTATTTTCTTGTCAACTACTTGTATATTTTTTGGATTTTTCATTACAGGCCATGTTTTTTCTGTAGTTATGGGAGGAGTAGGTGTTATTGTTCTGGCTGGGGTAATAGTAAATAATAATATTTTGCTTCTTGATGCATTTTATATTAATATGAAGACTACATGTAGTAAAAAAGATGCTATAATGAGAGCAGCTTTGTCTAGAGTTAGGCCAATATTATTGACAGTTGTTACTGGGATTATAGGATTAGTTCCTATGATATTGCATATAAGTTGTGATTTTATTAATCGACAAATTATTTATAATTCGCCATCAAGTCAACTTTGGTTCGAGTTATCTTATACCATAGCTACTGGATTATGTTTAGCTACTGCTATTACCTTATTTTTTACTCCCGCGTTGCTTATGATTGGAAAATATGATAAAACTACTAGATAA
- the nusA gene encoding transcription termination factor NusA, protein MVNLQNFDNLELIRVAKDIADQKGLNLDVIIRAIEEAIQLTSRSRYGNCKIKVTVDRKTGVVATYRQVLVINDNGDIIIPESKENEIDSSDISKYKLITLAEAKQIDKNVEVGDIMLEPLPVIDLDYSSAKIAKQKIAQVIISEERKKQYEDFKDRIGDIVYGTAKRIEYNNVIVDLNGNEGYLSASNLIKGEVFRVGDRVKAHIEDVRKENSGPQIFLSRISKGFMEQLFKQEIPEIYDGIVTIKAIARDPGSRSKVAVFSSDKNIDPVGACVGARGVRIQSIISELHGEKIDVILYSPELAKFIVNAIAPAEVLKVIIDEDKEKVELIIPENQLSLAIGRYGQNIRLASELVGWKIDVIGDETESSRKAKELSAGSKIFVEGLDVEEIIGQLLFTEGFVSIEDIDQASINDISAIDGFNEEIAEELKNRAADYLMRKDAEMKQILDSLSVDKDVTMLPFLRPSDIIALSKNGIKSLEDVAGLCTDEFFDIIPDITLTKDQVDSVILESRKKIGWL, encoded by the coding sequence ATGGTTAATCTACAAAATTTTGATAACTTAGAATTAATAAGGGTGGCTAAGGATATTGCTGATCAAAAAGGCTTAAATTTAGATGTAATAATCAGGGCTATAGAGGAGGCCATTCAATTAACTAGTCGCAGTAGATATGGAAATTGTAAGATTAAAGTCACAGTAGATAGAAAAACTGGTGTAGTAGCCACTTACAGGCAAGTACTAGTTATTAATGATAATGGTGATATTATTATTCCTGAAAGCAAGGAAAATGAAATAGATTCTTCTGATATAAGCAAATATAAATTAATTACTTTAGCAGAAGCTAAGCAAATTGATAAGAACGTTGAAGTTGGTGATATAATGTTGGAACCTCTTCCTGTTATTGATCTTGATTATAGTTCTGCTAAAATTGCAAAGCAGAAGATTGCTCAAGTTATTATTTCAGAAGAACGTAAAAAGCAATATGAAGATTTTAAAGACCGTATAGGTGATATTGTTTATGGCACTGCTAAACGTATAGAATATAATAATGTTATTGTAGATTTAAATGGTAATGAAGGTTATTTATCAGCTTCAAATTTAATAAAAGGTGAGGTGTTTCGTGTTGGTGATAGAGTAAAAGCTCATATAGAGGATGTGCGAAAAGAAAATTCAGGACCTCAGATATTTCTCTCAAGAATTAGTAAAGGCTTTATGGAGCAATTGTTCAAGCAAGAGATACCAGAAATATATGATGGGATAGTTACAATTAAAGCAATAGCTAGGGATCCAGGTTCAAGGTCAAAGGTTGCAGTTTTTTCTTCTGATAAAAATATTGATCCAGTAGGTGCATGTGTTGGTGCTAGGGGTGTGAGAATTCAAAGTATTATTTCTGAATTACATGGAGAAAAGATTGATGTAATTTTATATTCTCCAGAACTTGCTAAATTTATAGTTAATGCTATAGCTCCTGCAGAGGTTTTAAAAGTCATTATTGATGAAGATAAAGAGAAAGTAGAGTTGATCATTCCTGAAAATCAATTAAGTTTAGCAATTGGTAGGTATGGACAGAATATTAGATTGGCATCTGAATTAGTTGGGTGGAAAATAGATGTAATAGGAGATGAGACTGAATCTAGTAGAAAAGCAAAAGAATTAAGTGCAGGTTCAAAAATATTTGTTGAGGGATTAGATGTTGAGGAGATAATAGGACAATTGTTATTTACTGAAGGGTTTGTTAGTATTGAAGATATAGATCAAGCATCTATTAATGATATTTCTGCGATAGATGGGTTTAATGAAGAAATTGCAGAAGAGTTAAAGAATAGAGCAGCTGATTATTTAATGCGTAAAGATGCTGAGATGAAGCAGATTTTAGATAGTTTGTCTGTTGATAAAGATGTTACTATGCTACCATTTTTAAGACCAAGTGACATTATAGCGTTATCTAAAAATGGTATTAAAAGTCTTGAAGATGTTGCTGGGTTATGTACAGATGAATTTTTCGATATTATTCCTGATATTACATTGACTAAAGATCAAGTAGACTCTGTTATATTAGAGTCTCGTAAAAAAATAGGATGGTTATAA